Below is a genomic region from Fusarium oxysporum Fo47 chromosome VIII, complete sequence.
GATCATGTCTCAAACGATTTGGATGCCGTTGAGTCTTTGTTTGATATGGGGTGTATGTCGCGCTGGTAATGCCGACAGCGTGAGGCATGAGGAGTGAAACTTACACCAAAGAAACCTAGAATAGAACTACAACGAGATGTCAACGGTCTGAGCGGGAGTGTCCGAGATGTTATAGGCTATCTGGCTTAGAGTAGCCGAGATAGGACAGACTCGTGCTTTGAGTTACCTTTGTTTCAGAGACCATCTCGATGTCCGGTCCTGTTGTTCGCATTTTGAGGGTATACACAAACGCAGGTATCCGGGTCTAAGATTTATACAACATGGAATTGAGACCTTCTAGAGGTCTGAGTTTATTCTTGCATTGCTTGTGTGACAATCGAGAAGTTGGAGAGAAGGCctttgatgatctggagcATGCTGCTCGTGGATGACAGGACTGCCTTGATCGAGATGAACGGATGCATCGTTCCACATAAGAGATTCTTTCAAGAGTCATGGTAAGATATTGAAGTTCTTGGATATCCTTTTACTGATCATGTAAGAAGTCTCTTTCCTTTCTAAAGATGCTTGATGTAAGTCAGATCGAGTATTCAAGACCGATATCAAGGAGCAAGCACAATCGGACCATAAACTAATTGAGACATATTAATGCATTGCAGATGAATTCGAGAACCATTCGGTAAATATCACTCTCAACAGTTTGCCACTTGTTCTAGACAGCAAAGGTCAGGCCAACCGAGGAACTGGCCTGGAAGAATCACATGGAGTTGTAGCagggaagaagggaaagcagCATACTGTGAGTCCTTAACCAGGGCCTATGGAATAGTTCCTTCAGGATAAATCCCTTCTTATGGAAGTCTATGCCGGGGTATCGTTTACCCATAATGTAGTTCCATGGCTTTGATGATAGCAAGGTCGCCAACATCATTACTTCTTCAGAACCCCCCCTTGAGCATCTCAGCAATGTGACTAGGCAGAAACTGAATCTGATATAAGTGAGTTCAGTAAAGCTTCAACTTGGCATTCTATTCCCAGAGATCATAAATCGATCCCGCGGCTCAGACTCATTCATGATATAGTCCTATGATGACTTGAAATAGCAAGAGACTCTTTCATCTGGCACATGAAGAACATAAGTGACAATTAGCTTCATGTTAGTAGATTTCTAAGCAATATAAGACTACAGCATTAATAAGTCATGATATTTGCGTGATGTTGTACGGCCATGAGGTAATCTTGATTAGAAACCTCATTGcaatcatcatcttcccCGCATCATGGATTTGTCAAGCCTCACTCCCTCAACCTCACTACTCACAAGTCAACTCACCACTAGCACCTATAACAACACAGGTATGAAAGACTTTGCACTTGATCTTATAGTTCATACAAGAAATTGACGTTTACTTGATATAGGTACAGCAAAAATGATCAGCGACCAAGATCTGGAGCATCTCCGTCTGGCAGTCTCACTCGCCCACGAAGCCCTCAAAGCAGGAGACGCCCCTTTCGGTTCAGTCCTCGTCTCATCAGACAATAAAGTCCTTCAAACAGACAGAAACCGCACCGTCACAGGCTCCAACGGTGATGGTCGTGCTGACTCGACGCTCCACCCCGAGTTCACCCTTGCGCGCTGGGCACAGCTCAACCTAAGCGATGAAGAGCGCGCAAAATCTACTGTGTACACGAGCGGTGAGCACTGCGCTATGTGTTCTGCTGCCCATGCGTGGTGTGGACTTGGAAGGATTGTGTATGTTTCTTCAACGGAGCAGCTGGAGGCTTGGAAGGCCGAGTTTGGGGTTGGAGCACCGGTTGCGCCGTTGAGCATCAACCAGGTTGCTCCGGGAATTACCGTTGAAGGACCTGTTGAAGAACTGGCTAAGGAGGTTTACCAGTTCCAAGTTGAGAATTGGACGGCTAAGGGtttcaagtccaagtccaaggcttGAGGTAGAATCTGCGATGTTTCTGAGATGAGATGTAGCGTGGCGAATTTGGCTGGAGATGTACAAATGTCTGAGAGTGATTTGGTAGCGGAAGCTTGAGACGTTTGAATGTAAAAAGATGCCTTTCAGAATTGCTTGTTGTAACATTCGTGTAGAAGCTCGTGATGTGAGGCCCATGGGTTGAGTCTTGGGTTGACTTATATGCTTGTTCCGCCAACTCCAGTAAGCAAGAACCAAGCCATAGATATGGAGAGATCAAACCAAATACATGCTTCAGATCTCTTATTTGATATAATTTAACTCGAGGTCAACGAGATTGCAAATTGATCGATTTCGGcaggatgatgagaatatgTCCCCTATTTTCAAGCTGTCTACCACCCAATCAGCTTATCCCCTGTGGCTTAGTTGGCTAAAGCGTCCGACTGTTATTCATAGACAATCGGGAGATCGGAAGTTCGAGCCTTCCCGGGGGAGATATGTTCTCTCAGAGTTTCTCTTTTTGTATCTTCTATTTTTTGTTCATTTAGTGTTACACCTTGATACGTATATTCGTTTTTGTTTTGTTGCTGCGGCATATAGTTTGCCTTCAAGGATCTCAACTGAGACTCCACAGACATCTGACGAGAGACATCTCTCTGCGTTCTTTGAAGGAATGTTCATAGCAAACTAAATACTGCTGATTTGTTTGAATAAGTCAACTTGAATTCCAGTAGTGGGTATAAAATGTCGTTGCGCTTTCTGTCACAAGCTCCATATTCTCAACCTGCTCAGTCGCCAGGGGTCGGTCAGCTTGACTAGGACTCCTGTCTATCTAGATGTAGCAAGTGAAGCAGACTGCATAATGCTGAAGCCCTATGCTCCATTCTAAGTGTGGTTTGTCTTGGGATTCTGCTATTGGCATAGAAGCAAAGCGCAGAGCAAAGATCTCATCATCGTGTGTCGTGAGATAGTTCATGCGAGCACAGGCTGAGTTCAAACCACACTATTGGGAGAATACCGTTCAAAGATCAATTATAGCTCACAATTATACCATAAATTCGAAAGGTTCCCGGAATTCTACCCTCTTCTCTCGCACAATCCAAGGAGGTTTTCATCGAGTCTCGTGAAGGCGACAGTGCAACTATGCAGTATAGACACGCATTGCAGGAAACACGAATAGGAAACTGTTTGTATAACATCAGTTAGAGTTGAAAAATCATGTAAGAGATAGTCTTGGACCACAGATCGAGATGAAATCGTGAGCCAAGCATGCAAGGCCATCGCTATGCCGGGAACGATGGGCAAGCCTCGTCGATGGCATTTTAGTAACGCCACCTAGATCCTAGCCTGAATAGCCTCATGGGATCTTAATGAATGATATCTCAAAGATAGAATTATTACTTGCATCACTAGTTGTTCCCATGATGATAGCGCCACTTGAATGCCACGGCTTGTCTTCTCAGTGTCTCCTTAGACATCATCAGCCATTACCACAACCCAATACTCAAGAGAACACCTTTTAAGGCCATTTAAGCTGGGCAAATATGATTTAGTAGCTTAATGGCCTGGTTGAGAGTCTATCGAAAGATGAGAGTCGACCACAAGGTTCATCCCAGAGACTGAGCCTGGCCGACAACGGCGTTTCTCTTTAGTATACAACACCACCGAAAACCCTGTTATACTGTTGAATGCGGTAGGGTAACTAAAATAGAATGGAAGCGTTTACAGAACAGATAAAAATTGTCTTGTGTCTAGGCGTGGATGTGGCTAAATGACATCTATCTACACCCGCGTAACTCTCCGTTATTCAAGATATGAATGAAGTAACCACGCAGCATCTTTGGATACAATATATCAAGATAACTGTAATCACGTCTGTTATATATAATTTGGTCTGAGACTCCACGAAGCGTTTCTCAGAGCAGTTGGAAGGGAGACACTTTGAGAACCCTCTTGAGCAGGTCTCAACTCTAGGCGGACTATGAATTACGATAGAGGCACCGGAGAGCATACATCAGATGGATATTCTGACCAATTGTGACTGAATGCCAAAGAGAAGATATTTGGACTTCTGCAGACCACAAATCAGTTTCCATAGTCGAATCTGggcagatgatgaaggcCGTTCTGGGTAATACCTCAACAGTacatcaacaccaatatCTGTCAAAACTGATAGGTGATCAACACGACAAGAACAATCAAATGCATCCATAATTGGAATTCGATAATTAGCCACTTGGGACGCATCATAAGAGCTTTAAACATGATCTGACCTTGCCCAAGTGACGATGGACCTACAACCAACAACTTCGACCATCCGGATAAAAGGATCATGATGCACGAGACCAATTGAGCTCAATCTATATACTCAATCAAGAGTTGACAACTATACTGCAGATGCATAAATACCCAAAGAGACTGGGAGTATGATCCGACATCAAGCCTCAGTCTCGGGTATCTTGTGATCCTTCTCGAGGATCAAGCCCACTTCCACGATTTGCGAAATGATTTGTCTCCAAATCGAGACAATCAAATCTGAGACAATAAGCCAATAACGGCCGATATCGAACGCCCGCTATCGTGAGCTCCGTCTCGTATCGATTCATTGCATATTCACATTTCTCAGCCTCTGATGGGCTCAGATCGAGGCTGGAATCCTCTTGGCACCTGCATTCCTTTCATGCACAATGTCGAATATCGAATGCCCCGCGGAGCCGGCTTCATTCCAATTGGGCCATGATCGAGACAAGTGAGATCTAAATATTGGCCTCTTTCAACGCCATGTAATTCTTTAGTGGATGATTGTATGCATTGTTAAAATACCCCGTAGAAAGGCCACTCGAAACCGTTGGCTTCCAGTTGGATCCCATCTAATGCTTGGAAATGGGTCAAATGGGTCTGATTGCGGGGAAGCCTGAGGCCACGCGAGTTGATGGTTGGCGATGCAAGGGATTTCACTCACCCAATTTTCAACGTTACTGTGCTCGGTGTGCCAGCCTTACGTTGCAGTTATGGAAAGTGATTGAATTCGACTGAGATGTGATGAGAGCCATGACTCTTGGAAGAAAGCAGTGAGACAGAAGAACGTGGCCGAGCCTTTTGGGTAAACCCAAGGATTTGGTAGACCTAGACCCTGCCATGCGTGGGCGTTGATCCCCAACTTATCACATCTGTAAGTCAGCTGAAAGTGATCAACAGTAATGAGAGAGCAACGTTGACTTGTCAACCTGTCAACGAAACTAATAGAAAGATGGTATAAACTCCACTTTGCAACCGTAGACTGTTTTGACATGAAGACACTAGATAGGGCCTCCGGGGCCTTCTTCCTATTTCGAGTTTGTCCAGTATAACATTTCATTACCAGGGTCAGTTTGTCCAACTTGCGCGATTCTTGCGCTACTAATTTAGTCAAGCTCGAGTCATTATGCGCCTGGCTGAATGTCACTCGAATATAAGCGTATTCCAATGGGCCGAAACCATTCGGACAGTTGAAATGTCCAGATTGATATCTCGGCAAATAAGTGTACAGAGGCTTTGATCCATAGCGGGGCCTTGTTACCAATCATGTATAAAGTCACATATATAAATCTTACATGCTGGCTTTGTCCCTGGGTCGATCTGATGAAGAAAGGCGGCCGACACTGCGACCGCAAGAAAGACCGTTGGACTCGGAGTCTTTTATCAAGTGGCGTTATCAAGATGTGATAGTCACCATCCATCAGCCTGGCCGCGGTTTGGGCCGCAGGTTATAGCATGGAACCGCATGCTCATACCCCAGTCGCCATATCGAATGTGTGAAAGCAGCGACCGGAAGCCCCGCGGCCGAGAAGAATGTCCTCACCAAGGACCAGCATGTTACGGTCAACAGGGGAAATGAAATGTGATGGGAAAATCACAACCCAGTGCACAGACCTGAGATTTTCTGAGCAAGTGAGTTGTGAGAAACTGAGAAAAGTTGTAGCTTTGGCTTGGGTAGGAGGACTGCTTGATACGAGCTGCATGCGCGAGGTgaaccagcagcagaagaagcaaagaaaagGTAAGGGAGCTTAGATGTCTCTCAGATCAAGTGCCTGCAGCAATCCGTGCCCAGATGTTGCACAAAGACACAGCTTGTGCGAGGCTGCAGCAGAGCCTGAGGAGACTGCAGGCGACCGTGGGGTAACTTGGATTATAAGTTCTGAGGCCAGACAAGCCAAGCGAAGTTCCGGGATAATGAAATTGCGTAGGTTCTCGGCTGGCAAAAGTTCTTGCTCTCGGTCAGTGGCGTTGAGGCCCGGTCGTGTCTGAATATTAAGTGTGTGCAGCAGAATAGTATGTATTTGCGGAGCTGCCCACTTGCATCGTAACTATCTGCACATCAACAAGATAGGATCTTGGGCAGTAAAACACCAAGCTGTAATCCAACAACTGATAAATACGTGGTCGATGTCTGAATGCATTTGACAATGATTCGACGTTCATGACCCTCCGCATGCACGTCTTTGAGGTCGAAATCAGTTATCAATTCACTGGTCATGCTGTGCTTGGCTTGCAGGAAACTATAGAAGTAAGAACCTGTACGGCGGAAGCGAGTAAAGCAAGGCGAACCGACTCAGCAAGAAAGGAACCGTGACAGTGGACAGCATCTACTGCAAACGCCTGTTCTTAGCCGAGCGGTTGATAAGCAAGATTTCTATAGGTGGAGGCGCTTGTTGGACTTAAGACGTCGTGCCCACAGAGGAACTGGAAATGCCAAGGTTGTGACAGGGAGGTTGCCTGCCGGTCAGCGATGCTAAGTCTGGATAAGCAATCCAACTTGGGTCTCAGCCACATGTTTCTGAGACAAACATCGGAAGAAAGGCTTTATACCGGCTTGAAATAAACAGAAAGACGTTTTCCGTCTTTTGTCAGCCAGAATTGACCAGTTGTGGAGGCTGGCGTGTAAGTGATGCTGATGTACAGGTCTCAGGCACAAGGGACAATGACGGTATCACTGCATGTATCCGTATTCGCAGTTTGAGGGCTGTTGATATCCATGTTCTCAAGTGAATTCTTAGTGCAGTTTCTTTTTTGACCCCCAGATCGACTGAGTCAATCTGAAAGACAAGTGAGGGAGCCAATTCAACGGTCAAGACCCTGTTCGTTTGACCGATGCGTTGGTACCGTACCCATCTTGAGTCACTATCCCCAGTTGCCAACTAAGGAGCAGGGTGACGTGTATGAAACGCAGATATCTGCGTTGTCAGAGGCTCGTCAAAAGATATACGAAGTTTGAAGTCTGAAGTTTGAATAATAGAATATCGCTATTCTCAAGCATCATCCACCAAGCCACCCACGGCAGAGAATAAGGTGTGGGTGTGGGTATGGTAGCACTGGAACGGGATGGACCAGGGGCACgggaaaaagcaaagaaagaatCGTGTATGCAGGAGCAGAGGAAAGAGAGATCCACAACCTACCTAGTAAACGCAACAAGGAACAACGAACAAGGAGACTTTACGAATGGCAAGACCAAATTAGATACCAGCAATGCTACTAAGGCAAGCCCACAAGGTAAGGTATCAAAGAGTCAGGCGTGAAAATGTTCACATCGAGACTTGCTCCTTTCGAAATATCGCATGAGGTCAAAAGTGGAGAAGCAACATATACTGTCCGGTTGGATATCAGTCGATAGGCGACATTTCTATCCGAAATGATATCAGTGGCTGTACAATATCTCGGTTATTAGACGCGCGATCTTCATATCAAACACTATTGTCAAAATTTCCCTCATCATCTGATTTTCACGCCAAGCAACGTGCTTCTTAGTATCAGAACATCTACAGGCTGAGAATGACATTGTTCATCAAAGTCCATGCGGAGAGAGCTCCTTGCTCTTTCCGTCAGAAATATGTGGGTACGGACCCTCTTCGCTAGCGGGACGGGAAGGAGAAGGCGATTAACTCCCTGCAATAGAGGTGATCGGCCGGCTTATTGGCCCGTTCCGTTAAGCTAACATGGCCAATAAGCGCCGAGAAACGGCTGTAGCACAATTTTGGCAAGCGGGGTTTAGAGCTGTAGCCAATCAATGTTAGTCTACAAGCGCTTGCTCAAGCCCCCATGTTTCGTTTCCCCAACCACATGCTTTtctatcttcttcatctcaacGTCGAAATGTCTCCGACAGAGGCCATAGAGCACTGTAATCGACCGTGCTATATGCCCTACCGACCACTGCAGCTGTAGAGCACACCCACTGTAGGATATGCTGCATCAGTCTGCATGGAGAAGCATCTGTGACGCTTCCATcagagatggatggatgttgTGTTGATGCACCCACAGACCTCAATGTAAGGTACCGACCAGTCTTTGGTCTCGAAGGATATCCAGAACAACTGGATCGAGCATATCATGTCGTGGTGCCTATTTTCTACTGCACCAGCGTTACAGCAACTGCACTGCGTGGGAGGACGCCGTGCTGCCCCTAGGCTGCTGCACTATGCTCTGCTGTGTTGTCCTGCAATGCTTGAGAAGCCACCGCTTGTCGTCGTACCAGACGCCGCTTGCATATTGCATACCTCTGATCATTTCACCAAAAGAGGGGCCGCAGGGACATTGATTTCTGTGCTCTACGTGATTGATGGATTCCTATCAATGCAAATTCAGGATGAAATTTGGATGAGACGACGGCGGAGATCGTGACGACCAAGGACGTGCTTTCATGATAAAGAGTTATATCTCAAATGGTGAAACTCGAGCCATTCATGCGCTTGCAAGCGAACAATGGAATAcaattgattgattgatagGTCGAGTCCCTCGAGTCTCAAGCCGGAATGGATCTGGAGATTTACAGGGGTCCCAGTCTAGTGAACCACACAATTTGATGCGCTATCCAACGACTTTTTGAGAGACTTGAATTCAATGGCACGCGGCCAGCCCACGAGGCTAAATTTGGCAGGGGGCATTGCTCGCTAGACAATTGACTTGCTACGACACATTGCTTGTCATTTCGCCTTGTCTTTTAATCCAAGATCCACAGTCGACAATTTACGATGCGATGGCAATCCCACGCTGGGCTTTGTTCGTCATTGCAAGGCCGCAGCCGCCGGCCACGATCCATTCACGTCAAAGTGACTGCCTCCGCCTCAACTGGTGTCTTTTAGATCGATGTCTGATGCTATACCATACCCAAAACCCCTGTCAACGATACAAGAGGGGATCCCAGTCGTCTGCGGCTTTTCTACCCCACTCAACTTGTTAGCTCGAGTCCGAACAGCAGAAAGGTGCTCATGTTAACCCAAGCTCCCAATCCCCAGCCGCCGTCGACCATCCTCCAAGACGACCCCTGGGTACCATGTTGCCTATGAGCCGGTCCGTCTCCGCTGATCCATTTAACCCAACGCTCTCAGGGCTCTATTTTAATATCGTCTCTTTTCTGAATCGTCCACTGACAGGCCAGTACGCCACTCTCTAGGCGCCATCTCTGACTCTGGACCCCGACCTTGATCCATGATTGATGGTCAATCACACATAGCACACGCAGTAAAGGCACCCACACTGGTACGAACCCTGTGTCTGCGTCTTTCTCAAAATCATCTCAACCTGCACTTTTTCTGCTCTGGATTTCCTTCTTGGGCCTCCCTCTTCTTAGTCTTCTCTTTCCGCCTTTGCATTGTGTATTGTGTCTCCCTGTCTGTTGGTGTCGCCTCATCACACTGTCACATCTTCAGCTCCAGCAGTTACCTTGAACCTTGATATCATAACTCCACTAACGACCGTTTACACCAGCCCCCAAAGAGACTGATCAACTTTCTTCTTAAGGAGAAAAAGGATCAAGGTAGGAATTCCAATTCATTTTCTTTTTGGAATTGTCTGTATTGTCTGTTTTCTCATGCCCCTAATTGCCTATTGTACGTCTCCTGCATCTTGCCCTGGACCTCTCACCCCTTGTCATATCTTCCGTCTAAGTCGCATGTTGTCGCTCAGCATACATGCACACGCATACAACACCTACCTAGCCTACACAAGGACATGTTTGATGGACCCTAGAATCATCTTCAAGGGATTTCAAGCTACGTCTGCAAGTCAAGCGCCGGGTCACACCCCTTTCACATCCTCCATCCCTATCCGCATCCACTACCAAGCTCTTCCTGGTAGCTACACTTTGACCTCGACCACTTTGCGCGCACATCTCTATTTGGCGTTGTCCGACCCCAGGCAATCACATCGAATCTGAGCAGGGTTGGCGGCTGTATTCTTACTGTTGCCGAGTTGCGCCTGTAGCGTCGTTTTTTCCACTGTTGCCCTGGTTGATGTTGCTCTCGACAAGCAAAACCATTGCTCTGCCCATCTCCACACACATCGAGTCTTTCTTTACGCCTTCTTGTGTGTTTTGACTTTCTCAACTTTTTCACACTTACACTAATTCGCATTCCGAAGACTTCTCTCTCGCCTCACCGCATCTGCCTCTTACTATTCACCGTTGCGGCCGAGACATACAGCCCCAAGAGTTCCGTTCGTTGTCCAACCTCACTTGCCCGTCGCTACCCGCGTGCCCGTATCGCATCGTATCGCGCAGTGACAAAACAGAATTCAGTATAACACGATCCGAGACTTTGGCTTACCGACACATCAAGAAACCGTCATTGTCCGGGTGCGGGCAGCAGAGGATTCCGAGGCATGTTCGACAGCCCTAAAGTGTAGCTTTCCGACTGTTCCTGCGACCCCGAGAGCAACAAAAGTGTAGACCCCGCTATCGGGGGTCGTTCGTCGTCGACATCGATTCGCATCAGAACAGTACGTGCAGCGTCGCACAAGGCGGGCATCCTTGCAGAGCAGCCATAGCCCTCCGTGGTCATCCGACTGGCTAACACGGGCTCCGTTAACGCAGGTCAAGATTCAAGAAAGAATATCAGGCCCATCATGTCCGTCCCCGTGGCCGGTTCGTCACGGAATCGCACCGTATCGTTAAGTTCCGGTGGAAGGTCTGCAACAAGGAGTAAGACGTCGCAGGTCCCAGACAGCACCACGATGCCTCATGTTACCGATTTAAAGTACTTTGACCCCTGCGCCGCCACTGCGTCCATGTTTTTGTACGCCCAGGGTTCATCCGTTGTTTGCTGTCACCATGATACTCTTACCATTGAACGAAGGTTTTCTCGACACGCTGATGAGGTTCAATTGTTAGCGGTCGATAATCAGAGTGAGGCTGGTGGTGGCCGCTTCGTTGTCAGTTACGATGCTGGCCAAACAGCAATTGTGTGGGATCTAATGACAGGCGATGAGATCTCTCGATTTGCCTGTTATGATCATTTAACTGTCGCAGCGTGGATGAAAAATGGCAATGTGGCTTTTGGTCAGTTATTGGAATGAGTTTCACATGATCATGACTAACGATTTGAAGGCAACACAAAAGGAAGCATTATCATGTTTGAGCCATCAACATCCGAACATGTTTCTTCAAGGACTATTGACCAAATTGCTGTGACTGCATTGGCACCATCAGCTGATTGTCGAACATTTGCCATCGGGTGAGTTCTTATCCTCCTCTTACTCAAATCTCACTAACACAGTCTCAGCTACCAGAATGGCTCTCTATTTGTTGCAACCTTGCAACCACGCTTCACTATCTTACACAACCTTACCACTTCCAGAGGACCGTCACCTATCGTGAATCTCGCGTGGCATGCTTCCTCGTCTCGGCAAAAGTCGGACATGCTTGCTGTCCAGATGCGTGACGGTGACTTGCGAGTCTGGAGCGTGGCAAAGAAATATAGCGCTGATGACCCTGCAAAGGTGGTTCGAAACCTCAGGAAGGCTGAGATCTCCATGGATGGACCCAACTGGATGGGATGGTCTAAAAACGGTCGCATAATTCAGTACTCCGACTCGTAAGTTTGCAGCTTGCCACCACCATAAAACGCCCTAGGCTACGCGCGCGCTTAGCTGCATGACCCCTATCATCAACTAACATCTGCACAGGCAAACACAGTCATGGGATGTTAGGACAAAGCACGTCACTCATGATCCCATCCCGACTCTCGATCTTGTTCGCGGCCTTGCCGTCTATGGCCCCGGTGCCACGTTGTTCACCCTTGGCCCCAATAACACCGTGCAGCAATTCGATCTGAACTCACCGGCCATCATGGTCGCCAATGTCCAACACCCAGCAAACCTATTGCCACCCTCGCCTCCAGTCTCAGAAGAAACTGGTGATCGATCAGCGACCTCAGCTACTACTATCGCCTCCGAGTCTGAGACGAGCTCTATCCCCCTGGACATGAATATTTCCGAGAGTGACGAGGATCACCTATCACCATTTGCTCGCCTGACTCGACGCCAAGCTTACGATTCTGGTAATGAGCCTTACGAATCAGCCAGCCCTGTCTCAAGCCGAAGTGGGCTCTCATCCTTATCTAAGTCCTCAGCTGGGTCGTCTCAAACCCCTGGCCGTTACCCCGGATCCATGAGGTCAAGAGGACTGTC
It encodes:
- a CDS encoding cytidine deaminase-like protein — its product is MDLSSLTPSTSLLTSQLTTSTYNNTGTAKMISDQDLEHLRLAVSLAHEALKAGDAPFGSVLVSSDNKVLQTDRNRTVTGSNGDGRADSTLHPEFTLARWAQLNLSDEERAKSTVYTSGEHCAMCSAAHAWCGLGRIVYVSSTEQLEAWKAEFGVGAPVAPLSINQVAPGITVEGPVEELAKEVYQFQVENWTAKGFKSKSKA